A region from the Branchiostoma lanceolatum isolate klBraLanc5 chromosome 2, klBraLanc5.hap2, whole genome shotgun sequence genome encodes:
- the LOC136428346 gene encoding RNA-binding protein MEX3B-like: protein MPSSLFPDMEPANGGAPTSMGSQDEARALQLALDLAMLGLSGGSDQDDKMSNSGFDNDARNRKSSNMTECVPVPSSEHVAEIVGRQGCKIKALRAKTNTYIKTPVRGEEPVFVVTGRKEDVAMAKREIMSAAEHFSQIRAARKNNMNMGPGPNPNQPGQITIQVRVPYRVVGLVVGPKGATIKRIQQQTHTYIVTPSRDKEPVFEVTGMPENVDRAREEIEAHIAMRTGGLIDPVGDPDDFHRNGTETPLDHFGTAATVNDHNNYIPKGNPGHTNNYHSSSNNILPRNLSEPSNFFKFPGTNGSGTVPDFNPNNYTSSSSNGLAFDTFNNFTPGDDRDLGIGESPPFDPAPAPPSNMWAPLDLVPNSRSGSSVTAALFGSNAANGTIPNVQRRSSSISGSSGHPRLSPTLSDSNEHPTARRVRSDPLSGGPTMFTPLPGSGFSTSVSSVQSGSSTSISSSPTDSTGSLPPRSKNKKDCMICYESEVVAALVPCGHNLFCMECANRLCEKKDAECPVCHTTISQAIRIFS, encoded by the exons ATGCCGAGCTCGCTGTTCCCGGACATGGAGCCTGCTAACGGGGGAGCCCCCACGTCGATGGGAAGCCAGGATGAAGCGCGGGCGCTGCAGCTGGCCCTGGACCTCGCCATGCTTGGGCTCAGCGGAGGTAGCGACCAAGATGATAAGATGTCCAATTCTGGCTTCGACAACGATGCGCGGAACCGAAAGAGCAGCAACATGACCGAATGTGTGCCTGTGCCTAGCTCGGAGCACGTCGCCGAGATCGTCGGAAGGCAAG GTTGCAAAATCAAGGCGTTAAGAGCCAAGACGAACACGTACATCAAGACGCCTGTTCGAGGGGAAGAGCCCGTCTTCGTTGTGACGGGGCGGAAAGAGGATGTAGCCATGGCCAAGCGGGAGATCATGTCTGCCGCCGAGCACTTCTCTCAGATCCGAGCGGCTCGTAAGAACAACATGAACATGGGTCCAGGGCCGAATCCAAACCAGCCGGGACAGATCACTATCCAAGTCCGCGTGCCGTACCGTGTTGTGGGGTTGGTGGTGGGACCAAAGGGTGCCACCATCAAGCGCATTCAGCAGCAGACGCACACTTACATCGTGACCCCGTCCCGAGACAAAGAGCCCGTGTTCGAGGTGACCGGCATGCCTGAGAATGTCGATCGCGCGCGGGAGGAGATCGAGGCACACATCGCCATGCGGACCGGAGGCCTCATCGATCCTGTCGGCGACCCGGACGACTTCCACCGTAACGGCACCGAAACGCCTCTCGACCACTTCGGCACAGCAGCCACCGTTAATGACCACAACAACTACATCCCCAAAGGGAACCCAGGCCATACCAATAACTATCACAGCAGTAGCAATAACATTCTTCCTCGCAACCTCTCAGAGCCTTCCAACTTCTTCAAGTTTCCAGGCACAAATGGCAGTGGAACTGTTCCTGACTTCAACCCCAATAATTacaccagcagcagcagcaatgGCCTGGCATTTGACACCTTCAACAACTTCACTCCTGGAGACGACCGAGATCTGGGCATAGGTGAGTCTCCACCCTTTGACCCCGCACCTGCACCCCCTTCCAACATGTGGGCCCCGCTGGATCTGGTGCCCAACAGCCGCAGTGGCAGCAGTGTGACTGCAGCCCTGTTCGGCAGCAATGCAGCCAATGGCACCATCCCCAATGTGCAACGCCGCAGCAGCAGTATTAGTGGTTCGTCGGGCCACCCTCGCCTGTCCCCCACACTGTCGGATTCCAACGAGCACCCCACAGCACGTCGTGTTCGCAGTGACCCCCTGAGCGGTGGACCCACCATGTTCACCCCTCTGCCAGGCTCAGGTTTCTCTACCTCCGTGTCAAGTGTGCAGTCTGGTTCCTCCACCTCCATCTCGAGCAGCCCGACCGACTCCACAGGATCCCTCCCACCGCGTTCCAAGAACAAGAAGGATTGCATGATCTGCTACGAGAGCGAGGTGGTCGCCGCCTTGGTGCCGTGTGGTCACAACCTGTTCTGTATGGAGTGTGCCAACCGTCTGTGTGAGAAAAAGGATGCAGAGTGCCCAGTGTGTCATACCACTATATCTCAGGCAATTCGTATATTTTCCTAA